From bacterium BMS3Abin11, one genomic window encodes:
- the gdhA gene encoding glutamate dehydrogenase yields MPVERKHCQCHDTQTHFLGRAFESLQLETTQRELLLSAFRETTVSIPLRLHRADDDCGELRIYIGYRVQHNHARGPFKGGLRFHPSVNLGEIRALAQLMTWKTALVDVPFGGAKGGIAVDTTQLSQYALEILTKRFVQKMVPVFGVHHDIPAPDVGTNPQVMAWILEEYSKNHGYTPAIVTGKPIELGGSAGRLEATGHGVAYLTGKVASEISLPIKDASVVVQGFGNVGFHTAQSLDAMGARVIALSDARSGVICNAGIDIERARRHVAATGWLEGLPGTEPISNAELLELPCDILIPAAIEATIDCDNAGTIRARLVVEAANIPVTHLADTTLRERGITVVPDLLANAGGVLASYYEWVQNLQEFPWERDTVLQRLEQRLGRVYEQVRDLAQQRNTDLRTAAYDLAIGRVNQAIALRGF; encoded by the coding sequence ATGCCGGTTGAACGCAAACACTGTCAATGCCATGATACGCAAACCCATTTTCTGGGACGGGCGTTCGAGTCGCTGCAACTCGAGACCACGCAACGGGAACTGCTGCTATCGGCATTCCGGGAAACGACTGTCAGTATTCCCCTGCGGCTCCATCGCGCGGATGATGATTGTGGTGAACTGCGCATCTATATTGGCTACCGGGTGCAACACAATCATGCGCGTGGGCCCTTCAAGGGCGGACTACGCTTCCATCCATCGGTCAACCTGGGCGAGATCCGCGCCCTGGCCCAGCTCATGACCTGGAAGACCGCGCTGGTGGACGTTCCTTTCGGTGGTGCCAAGGGGGGTATTGCCGTCGATACGACCCAGTTGAGCCAATACGCACTGGAAATTCTTACCAAGCGCTTTGTGCAGAAAATGGTGCCGGTGTTCGGTGTTCACCATGACATCCCTGCGCCGGACGTCGGCACCAACCCACAGGTGATGGCCTGGATCCTCGAGGAATACAGCAAGAATCACGGTTATACCCCAGCCATTGTGACGGGTAAACCTATAGAACTGGGCGGATCGGCCGGGCGCCTGGAGGCGACTGGCCACGGTGTCGCCTACCTTACAGGCAAGGTGGCTAGTGAGATCTCTTTGCCCATCAAAGACGCGTCGGTCGTGGTTCAGGGCTTTGGTAATGTTGGATTTCACACGGCACAGAGTCTTGACGCGATGGGCGCCCGGGTGATCGCCCTGTCCGATGCCCGCAGTGGTGTCATCTGCAACGCCGGCATCGATATCGAGCGCGCCCGGCGTCACGTCGCCGCAACAGGCTGGCTTGAAGGCCTGCCGGGTACGGAGCCAATCAGTAACGCCGAACTCCTGGAACTGCCGTGTGACATCCTGATCCCGGCGGCCATCGAGGCCACCATCGATTGCGACAATGCCGGGACCATTCGGGCTCGTCTGGTGGTGGAGGCAGCCAATATCCCGGTGACCCACCTGGCGGATACGACCCTGCGGGAGCGGGGCATTACGGTCGTGCCCGATCTCCTGGCAAATGCGGGCGGGGTACTGGCCTCCTATTACGAATGGGTACAGAACCTGCAGGAGTTCCCATGGGAACGCGACACTGTGCTGCAACGTCTGGAGCAACGTCTTGGCCGGGTCTATGAACAGGTCCGTGACCTGGCACAACAACGCAACA